CCGCGTTAATCGGCTCTCGCTTTGACTTTGACCGCTTTGGGTTAATCCCTCGTTGTAGCCCCCGCCAAGCGGATTTAATCATCACTGCGGGAACAATTACCATGAAGATGGCTCCTCAATTGGTGCGTCTTTATGAACAAATGCCCGAACCCAAGTATGTGATTGCTATGGGTGCTTGTACAATTACTGGTGGGATGTTTAGCGTTGACTCACCTACAGCAGTGCGCGGAGTTGATAAGCTAATTCCTGTAGATGTATATTTGCCTGGTTGTCCTCCCCGTCCAGAAGCGATTATTGACGCAATTATTAAACTGCGGAAAAAAATCTCCAATGAGTCCATGCAGGAACGGGATAACATCAAGCAAATTCACCGCTACTACAGTACAACTCATAATCTCAAGCCAGTTCCCGAAATCTTGACTGGTAAGTATATGCAGTCAGATACTCGCTTTAATCCTCCCAAAGAATT
The window above is part of the Dolichospermum sp. DET69 genome. Proteins encoded here:
- a CDS encoding NADH dehydrogenase subunit K; translated protein: MVLNSNIITQDTEEIINPMQRPTVTHELSENVILTTVDDLYNWARLSSLWPLLFGTACCFIEFAALIGSRFDFDRFGLIPRCSPRQADLIITAGTITMKMAPQLVRLYEQMPEPKYVIAMGACTITGGMFSVDSPTAVRGVDKLIPVDVYLPGCPPRPEAIIDAIIKLRKKISNESMQERDNIKQIHRYYSTTHNLKPVPEILTGKYMQSDTRFNPPKELTEAIGMAVPPGLLTAKTQKEEQARG